Genomic window (uncultured Hyphomonas sp.):
ATGCGGGCAATCGGGTCGTCAGGGTCCGCCCGGTCGATCCGGCCGGTCAGAAAAGGCGTGATCGCAATGGCGTAATGGTCTGCGACCGGCGCCAGCGCCTCGGCTTCGCCAGCTGTGACCAGCCCAGCGGTCTGAAGTGCCTGAGGGGTGGTGAGCGGCCGGCTCATGTTTCCACCGGCGTCCACTGGACATCCTGGATCGAGCGCGCCCCGGAGGCGAGCATCACCAGCCGGTCGAACCCAAGCGCCACGCCGCTCGCATCCGGCATGTGGCCGAGCGCTTCGAGGAAATCCTCGTCGATCGGGTAGCGCTCGCCATAGATCTCCTGCTTGAGGGCCATGTCCGCCTCAAAACGCGTCCGCTGTTCGGCCGCATCGGTCAGTTCATGGAACCCGTTCGCCAATTCCACGCCGCAGGCATACAGCTCAAACCGCTCGGCAAAGCGTGGATCGTCCGGACAGGCGCGGGCGAGCGCCGCCTCGCAGACGGGATAGCGGTGGAGCAAGGTCAGGCGGTCGTCTCCCAGGGCGGGCTCAATCAGGGTCACCAGCACGGCGGAGAAAATATCCGACCAGGAGGCATCGTCCGGCACGCCCACTCCGGCCCGGCGGGCAGCATCCAGAAATCCGTCCCGGTCATCCAGTAGTCCGTTTAAGTCCGTTTTGGCATGCCTGTGGAACGCCTCAGTCAGCGTCAGATACTCGGGAGTCATGCCCGGATCGCAGGTCCGCCCCTTCCAGCGAAGCGCTGTTTCGCCCGTGGCATTCAGGGCTGCGCGGCAAAGATCCACCGCATCCTGCATCACCGCAGCGAGGTCCGCGCCAGTGCGGTACCACTCCACCATGGTAAACTCGGGCGAATGCAGCAGGCCCTGCTCGCGGTTCCGAAAGACTCTTGAAAAGTCGACGATTTTCTCTTCACCGGCGGCGAGCAGCTTCTTGCACGAGAACTCCGGCGATGTGTGCAGGTAAAGCGGGCTGACCTGCCCGTCATCCGTCCGGAATTCCGTCTCAAAAGCATGGAGATGGGTTTCGTTCCCAGGCGAGACCTGAAGCGCCGCACATTCGACCTCCAGAAAGCCTTCCCGGACGAACCAGTCCGACAGCGCCCGGCGCACCTGCCCCCGCTTCAACAGAAACGGGCGCCGGTCCCTGTGCCGCGCCGGATGCCACCATTTGCCGTCAGTCATCTGCCCTGCCCAATGTCCGCAAGCGTGGAAATATGTGAACCGGTGCTTGGCGAAACACGCAAGTGCCGGTATTGCGAACCCCGATCAGGCGCTCCGGAGCGGAGCGCTCTATAGCACCGGAGCCAGTCCGGGCAATTCGGGAACACATCATGGCCGTCGAAATCGCAGCAAACATCCGCCGGGGCAATATCATCGAGTACACCGACGGTCAGCTCTATTCCGTCCTCAAGGCTGAATCCTTCCGTCCTGGCAAGGGCACGCCGACCACCACGATTGAAATGCGCCGCATCTCGGATGGCATCAAGATCGTCAACACCTACAAGACGACCGACAAGCTGGAAAAGGCCTTCGTCGAAGACATCGGCTACACCTACCTTTACCAGGACGGTGACAATTACGTCTTCATGCACCCGGAAACGTTTGAACAGGTCCACGTGGCCGGCACGATGCTGGGCGACAATGCCGCTTACCTTCAGGAAAACATGGAAGTGAACCTGCAGATCTTCAATGACGTTCCCGTCTCAGCCACGCTGCCAGCACGCATCACCGCGACGATTTCCGAAACCGAACCGGTCGTGAAAGGCCAGACGGCCTCCAGTAGCTACAAGCCGGCCATCCTCGACAATGGCGTCCGTGTGATGGTTCCGCCGCACATCGATGTCGGCACGCGCATCATCGTGAACACCGAAGACAACACCTATCTGGAACGCGCGAAAGACTAAGGCGCTTCAGCATTTCATACAGATCAAGCAAGTGCCGGCCCCTGTGCCGGCACTTTTCGTTTGTGCGCCGGTTTCCGCCCGCGTGAGCTGAAT
Coding sequences:
- the epmA gene encoding EF-P lysine aminoacylase EpmA, which codes for MTDGKWWHPARHRDRRPFLLKRGQVRRALSDWFVREGFLEVECAALQVSPGNETHLHAFETEFRTDDGQVSPLYLHTSPEFSCKKLLAAGEEKIVDFSRVFRNREQGLLHSPEFTMVEWYRTGADLAAVMQDAVDLCRAALNATGETALRWKGRTCDPGMTPEYLTLTEAFHRHAKTDLNGLLDDRDGFLDAARRAGVGVPDDASWSDIFSAVLVTLIEPALGDDRLTLLHRYPVCEAALARACPDDPRFAERFELYACGVELANGFHELTDAAEQRTRFEADMALKQEIYGERYPIDEDFLEALGHMPDASGVALGFDRLVMLASGARSIQDVQWTPVET
- the efp gene encoding elongation factor P, with amino-acid sequence MAVEIAANIRRGNIIEYTDGQLYSVLKAESFRPGKGTPTTTIEMRRISDGIKIVNTYKTTDKLEKAFVEDIGYTYLYQDGDNYVFMHPETFEQVHVAGTMLGDNAAYLQENMEVNLQIFNDVPVSATLPARITATISETEPVVKGQTASSSYKPAILDNGVRVMVPPHIDVGTRIIVNTEDNTYLERAKD